From a single Anaerolineales bacterium genomic region:
- the lepA gene encoding translation elongation factor 4: protein MTDHIRNFCIIAHVDHGKSTLADRLLQLTGAISERDMTEQALDSMDLEREKGVTIKASAVRMYYTAKDNQKYELNLIDTPGHVDFGYEVSRALKACEGAILVVDATQGIEAQTLANLYQALDADLTIIPIINKIDLPSARPDEVAEDVGSLLGVDPDAVLRVSAKEGVNVEAILEAIVERVPAPKDEDNAPLRALVFDAHYDSYKGVVAYIRVFEGKIKANDVLRMFSTKMDLRPVEIGIFSPGMKPVTSIGSGEVGYVATGFKTVHECRVGDTLTSASAPAAEPLPGYFTPKPMVFAGIYPVEADDYTELREALEKLQLNDASLTYQPETSQALGFGFRAGFLGLFHMEIIQERIEREYDLDVLFTAPSVEYEVVTIGDEIVQVDSPAELPDPGKIIEVREPWMNIEIITPTEYYGPIMDLVTKRRGIFKQQEHPAPHRVQLDFEIPLSEIIVDFFDHLKSRTKGYASLDYQFLEYRPDKLQKLEILVNGEPVDALAAIVHEKDAFHKGQRLITKLKDLIPRQLYDVAVQAASGGRIISRANVKATRKDVLAKCYGGDISRKKKLLEKQKRGKKRLKMVGNVEIPQEAFMAVLKLEDE from the coding sequence ATGACCGACCATATCCGCAACTTCTGTATCATCGCCCATGTAGATCATGGCAAATCCACGCTCGCCGACCGCCTGCTTCAGTTGACAGGCGCCATCTCCGAGCGTGACATGACCGAGCAGGCGCTCGACTCGATGGACCTCGAACGCGAAAAAGGCGTCACCATCAAGGCGTCCGCGGTCCGCATGTATTACACGGCGAAAGATAACCAAAAATACGAACTGAACCTGATCGACACACCCGGGCACGTGGACTTCGGCTACGAAGTCAGCCGCGCGTTGAAAGCCTGCGAAGGTGCCATCCTCGTGGTGGACGCCACACAGGGCATCGAAGCGCAGACGCTTGCCAATTTGTATCAGGCGCTCGACGCCGACCTGACCATTATCCCCATCATCAACAAGATCGACCTGCCCTCCGCCCGTCCCGATGAAGTGGCTGAAGATGTAGGCTCCCTGCTCGGGGTCGATCCCGATGCGGTTTTGCGCGTCTCCGCGAAGGAAGGCGTCAACGTCGAAGCCATCCTTGAAGCCATCGTCGAACGCGTGCCCGCCCCAAAAGATGAAGACAATGCGCCGTTGCGCGCGCTCGTCTTCGATGCGCACTATGACTCCTATAAAGGCGTGGTTGCATATATCCGCGTGTTCGAAGGCAAGATCAAAGCCAACGATGTGCTGCGGATGTTCTCCACAAAAATGGACCTGCGCCCGGTGGAGATCGGTATTTTCTCGCCGGGGATGAAACCCGTGACTTCGATCGGCTCCGGGGAAGTGGGCTACGTGGCGACGGGATTCAAGACCGTACACGAGTGCCGCGTCGGTGACACGCTGACATCTGCCTCTGCACCCGCGGCTGAACCCCTGCCCGGATATTTCACCCCCAAACCGATGGTCTTCGCAGGTATCTATCCCGTCGAAGCGGACGACTACACCGAATTGCGCGAAGCGTTGGAGAAACTACAACTCAACGATGCCTCATTAACCTATCAACCTGAGACATCACAGGCACTGGGATTTGGCTTCCGCGCAGGCTTTCTCGGCTTGTTCCACATGGAGATCATTCAGGAACGCATCGAGCGCGAATACGACCTCGATGTGCTCTTCACTGCGCCCTCTGTGGAATACGAAGTGGTGACAATCGGCGATGAAATTGTTCAGGTTGATTCGCCCGCCGAACTCCCCGACCCGGGCAAGATCATCGAAGTCCGCGAACCGTGGATGAACATCGAGATCATCACGCCGACCGAGTATTACGGTCCCATCATGGACTTGGTCACCAAGCGCCGCGGCATTTTCAAACAGCAGGAGCACCCCGCTCCACACCGCGTACAGTTGGATTTTGAGATTCCGCTCTCCGAGATCATCGTGGATTTCTTCGATCATCTCAAATCGCGCACCAAAGGCTATGCCTCGCTTGATTATCAGTTCCTCGAGTACCGCCCGGACAAACTGCAAAAGTTGGAGATCCTGGTCAACGGCGAACCGGTCGATGCGCTTGCGGCAATCGTCCATGAGAAGGATGCGTTCCATAAGGGACAGCGTCTCATCACCAAACTCAAGGACTTGATTCCACGTCAATTGTATGATGTCGCGGTCCAAGCCGCCTCGGGTGGACGCATCATCAGCCGCGCCAACGTAAAAGCCACCCGCAAGGACGTGCTCGCAAAATGTTACGGCGGCGATATCTCGCGCAAGAAGAAATTGCTCGAGAAACAAAAGCGCGGCAAGAAGCGTCTCAAGATGGTTGGAAACGTCGAGATCCCGCAGGAAGCGTTCATGGCGGTTCTCAAATTGGAAGACGAATAA